A window of the Zeugodacus cucurbitae isolate PBARC_wt_2022May chromosome 2, idZeuCucr1.2, whole genome shotgun sequence genome harbors these coding sequences:
- the LOC105210092 gene encoding ras-like GTP-binding protein RhoL, giving the protein MAKSLRPLKITIVGDGMVGKTCLLITYTQNEFPEEYIPTVFDNHACNITVDGNEYSLTLWDTAGQEDYERLRPLSYPNTSCFLLCYSISSRTSFENIKSKWWPEIRHYSNNVPVVLIGTKLDLRVPNSEKFVTTSEGRRLRKEIHAHTLVECSAKKKVNLNQVFEEAVRAVEKKPSAKPKQCVLL; this is encoded by the exons atggCGAAAAGTTTACGTCCCCTAAAAATCACAATAGTCGGCGACGGTATGGTGGGCAAGACCTGCCTACTcatcacatacacacaaaacGAATTCCCCGAAGAGTACATACCCACAGTGTTCGATAATCATGCCTGCAACATCACGGTCGATGGCAATGAATACAGCCTGACACTCTGGGATACGGCCGGGCAAGAGGATTACGAGCGTCTACGTCCGCTGAGTTATCCGAAT ACGAGCTGCTTCCTGCTTTGCTATTCGATAAGCAGTCGAACATCTTTTGAGAATATCAAAAGTAAATGGTGGCCAGAGATACGGCATTACTCCAATAATGTGCCCGTTGTGCTGATCGGCACCAAGTTGGATTTGCGAGTACCCAATTCGGAGAAATTCGTGACGACTAGCGAGGGGCGACGTTTGCGTAAGGAGATACATGCGCACACGCTGGTGGAGTGTTCAGCCAAAAAGAAGGTCAATCTGAATCAAGTCTTCGAGGAGGCAGTTAGAGCCGTGGAGAAGAAACCTAGCGCAAAACCGAAACAGTGCGTATTGCTATAG